DNA from Daucus carota subsp. sativus chromosome 1, DH1 v3.0, whole genome shotgun sequence:
CCGAtgcatttgtttattttttcctTAAAAGACTATGTGAAGGTGGAGAATTGCTAGATCTTATTTTGTCAAGGTGATCATTTCAAGAACTGCAAATATATTTGTGTCACCGGTGCTGGTATTTCTTAGTATCAAATGTGATGCTTTCCGGTAGAACTAAACCTTGCCATTGTTTTTCAACAGGGGTAGAGGATATGCAGAGGACGATGCTAAAACCATTATTGTGCAGATACTAGGAGTGGTTGCCTTCTGTCATCTACAAGGTGTTGTGCACCGTGATCTGAAATCGGAGGTATTAGTTTAATACATTGTAGTGTTTTTAAAGTATTAGTTGCTTATATGACTTGGATTCATCTTGTAATTCACTCAAGGTGAAATGCACACAGAAATTCACTTTATCCTCTCTGTTTGTACCCTCAGTCACTCCCAACCAAGCTCCTAACTTAATGAATTGGGCAGAACTTTCTTTTCGCAGCAAGAGACGGGGATGCCCCATTGAAGATCATAGATTTTGGCCTATCTCATTTCAGCAGGCCAGGTATGATTGCTCATATCAAGTTGTCTTCTTGTCTGGTTTATTTTTTTGTAGACCTCATACGACTACTTACCATAGAAGAAATCTCGTTGTAATTTAGtatttgtttgtatgtaatatatgtttgtatatagTTCCTTAGACTCGCAACCTCCTGGATTGTGTATAGTCTAGTGATACATCCACTGGCCATGGCTTCTGTATCAGCTCTAGCAATCTAGACCTTGGGCTTTAGAGCAAATAAACTTCTAGCTGATTGAGATGCTTTAATTGATAAACTTGGCATAGCTTCACATGcctatacaaataaaattatctaTATTATGCCTCAGTGATTTGCTTTCTGTCTTTTGTAATTAAATTGCGTTTGTATTTCAATTTGAGGCAAACCAATATGATTCTCTTGAAGTGCAGATGAACACCTCAATGATATTGTTGGCAGTGCATACTATGTCGCGCCTGAAGTGCTCCACAGATCATATAGCATTGAAGCTGATATTTGGAGTATAGGTGTCATAGCATATATGCTCTTATGTACCATCTGCCCAGGCAACGAGGCAGGTACTGAGTTGCTGCTTTTTAACTACAGCTGAAATGATGTGGCTTCTCAATCTTCTTCGTGAATATGATGTTTCTTTATTACTGTATGTCATACACCTATTATATACCGTGATAACTTAAATGTCACCCATCTTAGTGTAAATCCTATTTTTCATTCTAGAATGAAACATTTAACACTTTCATCTTATTTTACCAGAGAAATTATTCGTACAAAAACTTTATCTCATCCAGGAGTGGCCCTGATTATAGACGGATAAGACTTGAGCCTAGTGCCCTAATGTTTAAGGCCCTCAAAATTTTGAACCGTTAGTATGTAAATGCATGAATTATACAGAATATATGCAGACCAGGCCCCGAAAACTGATTTTAACTATGACCCTTCAAATCTCTGGCTCTGATTTCAGGGGCATGTTGTAGATGAGAGCTAACTTGGGTCTCTTCTACTATGTTTATCCCCAGTTAGTTAATTACCTCTtgctatattaatttaataagttTCTATCTTTTTTGGAAGTTGACTATAAACTTATATGGAAAGTCATATTGTCTATATATAGTCCCTGTTAGTTTTCAGAACAGAAGAGTCTTGTGCATGAAGTAAAAAATACTGCGACCAAACTGCTCTTCCATGGTTATAGACATCCTCTTTGTTTCTCTTAATTAAGTTATTCtcgttttatataattttgtgttcATAGTTTTGTTCAAATTTCTAATATCTGTTGCGACCAACAACCCAAATAGTCAGTAAGATATTTATAACACCAGGGACCTAGCCAACCAAAGAGACTTACGCTGGAACCACTGAATAGCTGTAAAACACATTTAGCATATTGTCAAAGTGCATGataaattacacaaatttaATAGACAAATTACACAAATTTAATAGACGAGCCTCCTAGATTGAAATCTAATAGACAACAATCTAATAATATAATGGCTAATTGGCTACTTTAGCAAGAAGTTTTTAGCTGCAGCATGAAAGATCCAGGGCCCGCTCTTTGTATAGGCCAGTTAGGCAATTGCCTAAGGCCCCCATGTTCGGCCCccaaatttatatttgtatatatacatgataGGTATATACATATGCCTATattatgtaaataaaaaaatagaattaatatctaaatcttgtaaaaaaaattgaacattATGTATgatcagttttttttaaaaagaataataattaaaatactaatattgttagtattagtcatgttttgttttttgtgATAACTTAATAAATACTTGACCGTGaataatcattttattagagaTGTAATATGAGGTTAGAGATTTtattatactagcttataactcgTGCAAtgggcggttataatatttgctattactgactgaccaaacttttaatatttcggctttaataatatagtaaaataatattattgtgagaataaaattatgatatatgtagcccgtgttaattgtagaaatTCCGTTTTATtggttaaaatatatataaaaaataatgtgttttagttaaaaaggtgattattatgtttttcaatgttattttaaataatggagtCTTTTTagctataaaatataaaaaaagataacatattttagttaaaaagaataattggtatatagatagacccgtattttggcccaggTACCAactgaccaaactttcaatgtttcagCTTTAATACTATAGTAAGTATGGatgcgtatatattttttaagattttactTTAACTTTTGGTATAGTcagtcttatatttgtttttatgttttgatcgtatattcgttttatattttgatttgtttatatattttttaaaacccactaattttgtttgaaacccactAATTATTAAAGTCCGTATCAAAACCcgtgtaccgaccgaccaaacttttaatgtttcgactttaatagtataatatagaagtatagatttttagttataaaatataaaaaaagataacatattttagttaaaaagaataattggtatatagatagCCCGTATTTTGGCCTAGATACTGattgaccaaactttcaatgtttcggctttaatagtatagtatggatgcttatatatattttaagctTTGACTTTAATTTTCGATATAGTCAAATAAGTCTGatatatgttttatgttttgatcgtatatttgttttatattttgatttgtttatattttgtttgaaacccaccaactttgtttgaagcccactaattgTAAAAATCCGTATAAGAGCCCGCATACTGACCAACCAAACTTTTAATCTTTCGGCcctttaattataaaagtccgtataaaagcccgcgtaccgaccgaccaaacttttaatgtttcggctttaatagtactagcttatagcccgtgcaaggcacgggagctttttaattatttataaactttttaaatatattttaaatggtgtgaagaaatttaatatataaataataaattaaaattttcaataaaataaaattcgaaattataatttgtttgtaagttagaactgtgATAAATACACACAGCCattaatgacttcaaataaactattgtaatgaagccattccttttctcgtatgtaccctgccaaagtattaaattctttctatcaaattttaatatattttgagtggaatacgttattgccaactcttattagattatatttataaatgtattttatattagaactaTTATAGTGTGATTTAAATAGCCGTTGGTTTAGCCGGTTAAAGAGATGACATCTATCcccttggtcacaggttcgactcccaaAGTGTGGTGTGGATTAGAGCCTAgcgcta
Protein-coding regions in this window:
- the LOC108227840 gene encoding CDPK-related protein kinase-like isoform X1, which encodes MSQKIHYLLGEFVRTCVRFVDKQIWCVAAGIGLHELHPFVLLCEGGELLDLILSRGRGYAEDDAKTIIVQILGVVAFCHLQGVVHRDLKSENFLFAARDGDAPLKIIDFGLSHFSRPDEHLNDIVGSAYYVAPEVLHRSYSIEADIWSIGVIAYMLLCTICPGNEAGTELLLFNYS
- the LOC108227840 gene encoding CDPK-related kinase 2-like isoform X2, giving the protein MSQKIHYLLGEFVRTCVRFVDKQIWCVAAGIGLHELHPFVLGRGYAEDDAKTIIVQILGVVAFCHLQGVVHRDLKSENFLFAARDGDAPLKIIDFGLSHFSRPDEHLNDIVGSAYYVAPEVLHRSYSIEADIWSIGVIAYMLLCTICPGNEAGTELLLFNYS